The Helianthus annuus cultivar XRQ/B chromosome 16, HanXRQr2.0-SUNRISE, whole genome shotgun sequence genome includes a window with the following:
- the LOC110917056 gene encoding uncharacterized protein LOC110917056 isoform X1: MVVSTVSTRRTSGPVIRSHFPSRTTSFASTSQAFSTESTSFFRNRSESHTPAYRTMSSSSSVRFSLDNRPISPSRSISSPVRNHNQAVKKTCMCSPTMNASSWEDATKFLTGASAMGSVAIPVILKHAGVITWGAFAMEISSLFVFVMAILCLTGMNSDDGGGYRMI; this comes from the exons ATGGTGGTTTCTACAGTTTCTACACGAAGAACAAGCGGACCAGTGATACGATCTCACTTTCCATCTAGAACGACGTCGTTTGCATCTACAAGCCAAGCTTTCTCCACCGAATCCACTTCGTTTTTccgaaaccgatcagaatcacaCACTCCGGCATATAGGACGATGTCGTCTTCGTCTTCCGTACGGTTTTCGCTCGATAACCGTCCGATTTCTCCGAGCAGATCCATATCTTCTCCGGTAAGAAATCACAATCAGGCGGTGAAGAAGACGTGTATGTGCTCGCCTACAATGAACGCATCCAG CTGGGAGGATGCAACCAAGTTTCTTACAGGGGCTTCAGCAATGGGCAGTGTGGCAATTCCTGTAATCTTGAAGCATGCAGGTGTGATTACGTGGGGTGCATTTGCAATGGAGATTTCGTCGCTTTTTGTGTTTGTTATGGCAATATTATGTTTGACTGGAATGAATAGTGATGATGGAGGAGGGTATCGTATGATCTGA